In Maridesulfovibrio sp., a single genomic region encodes these proteins:
- a CDS encoding tyrosine-type recombinase/integrase, producing MAAVKRHKTTYKGVFYIDSKNQVTGVKEKIYYIRYYRGGKSIEEKAGRQHQDQMTPAKANRLRVLRIEGKIDSNNERRKKVRAERNKMTVGRIWEAFYDAKQENKSIKDDRNRWRSYLFKDFGKKIPEEVVTTDIDRLRRKLQNKGLAPGTVKQGLVLLKRILNFGAKRGMCQPINQAKLYFEMPKINNIKTEDLTPEQLSALMEAIETSPNKPAANMMLMALYTGMRKGEIFKLRWNDIDFNRGFITLGDPKNGTDQRIPLNNSARSILERQPKKNEYIFPGRKNGPTKEMRIPFRRICDNAGLPKDFRPMHGLRHVFASTLASSGQVDMYTLQKLLTHKTPSMVQRYAHLRDDAMQRASEVAGNIYQQMQKRNG from the coding sequence ATGGCCGCAGTAAAAAGACACAAGACAACATATAAGGGCGTGTTCTACATCGATAGTAAAAACCAAGTCACCGGGGTGAAGGAAAAGATTTATTACATCCGCTACTATAGAGGTGGAAAGTCCATAGAAGAAAAAGCCGGACGCCAGCATCAGGATCAGATGACACCTGCCAAGGCGAACCGTTTGCGGGTTCTACGCATTGAGGGGAAGATTGACTCCAACAACGAACGCAGGAAGAAAGTTCGGGCTGAACGCAACAAAATGACCGTTGGTCGGATCTGGGAAGCTTTTTATGACGCCAAGCAAGAAAACAAAAGTATCAAGGACGACCGTAACCGCTGGCGGAGCTACCTGTTCAAGGATTTCGGGAAAAAGATTCCTGAAGAAGTAGTCACCACCGACATCGACCGGCTGCGCCGAAAATTACAGAATAAAGGACTTGCTCCCGGAACAGTCAAGCAGGGACTTGTCCTGCTCAAACGCATTTTAAATTTCGGAGCCAAACGGGGGATGTGTCAGCCAATCAATCAGGCAAAGCTTTACTTCGAAATGCCAAAAATAAACAACATCAAAACGGAAGACCTTACGCCCGAACAGCTTTCAGCTCTCATGGAAGCCATTGAAACTTCACCCAATAAACCCGCTGCGAACATGATGCTTATGGCACTCTACACAGGCATGAGAAAAGGAGAAATCTTTAAGCTAAGATGGAATGACATTGATTTTAACCGTGGCTTCATCACGCTGGGAGATCCTAAAAATGGCACAGACCAACGTATACCTTTAAATAACTCAGCAAGATCTATTTTAGAAAGACAGCCCAAAAAAAATGAATACATTTTTCCCGGCAGAAAGAACGGTCCAACAAAAGAAATGCGCATCCCCTTTCGCCGTATCTGCGATAATGCAGGTCTGCCCAAAGACTTCCGACCCATGCACGGACTACGTCATGTATTCGCTTCCACTCTTGCCAGCTCCGGGCAGGTAGATATGTATACTCTGCAAAAATTGCTCACCCACAAGACCCCATCAATGGTTCAAAGATATGCCCACTTGCGGGATGACGCCATGCAGCGGGCGAGTGAAGTTGCCGGGAATA